The DNA window CCATCACGAATTGACCATGTCTCATTGAGTGATGGCCTTAATAACATACAAATCCATCAGAAATAAAATACATCGCTGGAACCAAGTGCAGACTTGTCATGCTCACTGCAGGATACCCAATTAAAACATACAGTAAACGAGTAGAAAGAATGAATGCGGAATTAATTGACTGTGCAATTGTGCGCCGGGCCCCAAAAAAATTCCGATTTTTCTTTTGTGAAAACACCAAGTGACTTATTTGAGACACCAATAtgttttcttctccctctccttactTTGGTATTAGCCTAATTCGGTCTCAACCCACCACTTTGGATGGTGAAACAACGTTCTGAACTTCgccatacagtatactgtattttcAGTATACAAAGTTCATGTAGAAGGGTAATGACTTAAACCTGAGATTCATTTGTAGTTTGTGTTGCCACTGGATTGGCAGATGTCagttttttctttatttcaatATTGACATATCTAATAAAACATTTTCTCGGACAGTACTGCAGAGAATGTACTCATTTCATTTGCAGCTCGTTTACAATTGGtcctcattttttatttttaaaaatgtatgtaagaTTACACAGTGTTGAAAACATGaataacaccttcctaatattgagttgcactcccttttgccctcagaacagccttaattagACAGGGCAtgggctctacaaggtgtcgaaagtgttccacagggatgctggcccatgttcactccaatgcttctcacagttgtgtcaagttggctggatgtcctttgggtggtgaaccattcttgatacacacgggaaactgttgacgATGAAAAAaacagcagctttgcagttcttgacacaaaccggtgcatttggcacctactaccatacataccctgttcaaaggcacttaaatcttttgtcttggtCATTCATCCTCTTATTGGCACataggtgcactatatagggtaccatttggaaacATAATAACTGGGGTAGTGCTCttttttatggctctaatctgtgTAATTAAAACCAAATGTCACAGAGTGCCAGTGGAGCCTGTCACATTTCATTGTGCCATATGTTAGATGAACAGAGCCATTTGTGGCTGGAGAAGAAAATAAATGGCTAACTACTGCTGTGTAATGATAGCACCACATGTTGAGGCCTACAGAAGGCCccagaaaacaaacaaaatgatGCTGCCTTTCTCAGAAATCGACACGTTCCTTCCAAGTATAACTATACTGGATTAAATACCATAAATATTTTCAGTCTTAATCAAATGATCACATAAAAATAAGGAAAATACTTTGTGCATTATGTGATTCCCAGACAAAGATGGTACAGCTATATAATATACACCAGAAAAATGTTGTGTGATGACTTTTAATCATCAAGACTTTAATATCTTAGCTTCACATTAGCCTCCCTTCAGTAGGACTGGCTGGTTATTTTGGCTACGGTGATAGTCCTGTGTAATAGTCTCTTTTAATTGCTACTGGGGCAGCAAGGGCGAGCCTGTCAGAGCAAAACACAGCATGCGAGTGGCTgacttgcatcccaaatggcaccctatgcagTGCACcacctttgaccagggctctggtcaaaagtagtgcactgcatagggaatagggtgccagtagggACATGGCTGCTATCTACGAACACCACGCTCACCCAATTGGTTCAAGATGTTAAGGCAGCCAGGCACCACGTGGCCCATTAATAGTTTCCTTCCAAAAGACAGGAGCAGAGCGGAGCCGTATTCCTAAAGCTTGAAACGCAGTGACCTGGGGTGACGTTCTTCTGACTGAGAACATTTACATTCCGTACCCCTCTGAATTACATGTTGCTTTAATTAACATATATATATGATAAAGAAAGACATCAGTTGCCATCGTCCCTCAGGGTGCATCATTCCTAGATTTGATTAGCACATAAGCTCAACTTTTCAAACTAAATTCAGGACAAACCCTATTGCTTCCGAAGGTCTTGTGTATATAATCAAGGTATAGTACTAAATTCATGGGTGCGAATTTTAAGTGCCTTCACAGGCAAGTTCACATTCACAGCCTCTGCAGTGCAGTCTCTGTTGGAACCCATGGTGGGTCTCTGGCTACGCTTTTCACGAGAGGCCAAGCTCACTGAAGCTAGCCACAGGCAGGGGTGTTGGGGCCTTCTTGGGAACCGGGGCCATcttctcacccccccctctcccctcggACTGCTCAGGATCTCAGGGTAGCCCTGGATCAGCTCAGCCTTTATAGACGGGTCTGCACATTTCCTCAGCAGAACCTGAAGAGAAACCCAACATTGCAATTGGACAACGCTAATTGAGTAGAGGGCAAAGTAAAATGTTTATCCCAAGTGCTCTTGAAAGCCCCGATCAGCCAGTTGAAAATGTGTTCACAAACAAATGTGTTCCTTGCGCTTTTTGGGCGcaaggaacatttctgggatcttttatttcagctcatgaaacatgggaccaacactttacatgttgtgtttatatttttgttcagtatacaataGTCACCTTAGCCCCCATGTTTAAATAAGTGGAATAATGCTGTGTGAACACAGGGTTTCTTCCCACCTGTAAGCTTGTATCGATGCCCATATTTTTCAGGAAGTCTCTTTGAGAGACAGGCCCCATGCAGACCACCGTAGCTCCAGCCATCTTAATCAGGCAACTGAAGTCCACGTCAGCAGTAAGGTCAGCAGAGCCAGGGGACGCTAGGACATCATGGAGCTTATGATCTTTGAAACCCTGGGGGTGGGGGACAGGAGAGGCGGTCTGGTGTTATGACAACATGACGCATGACTACAAAAGTTTGTTATTGGTGTAttgttacatttttatttgacttAATTTGTTAGTTGTTAaatatttcctttttttattttttattattccaAATCAGGTGCTTCCTTTCACAAGCAACAGCTGATAATATCTTCATGTAGTCACTTGTGACATAAGCGTGAGCCGTCCTGAACCATGGACGCCTTGTTCACAGATGGGATTGTGCAGTTCTCTGCCACATGTCTTTTGAAGGAGGGGGCCGCTTGTTTGaacctcccccaccccccctttTCATCAGACAATTTAGTGAGTCTCAGAGCCAGAGAGCCATGCAGTGAGAGCCCACCCCTCTTAATAGGGGCCAGATGGGGCTAGGTTAGTGTGGAGCACGAGGAACAGGACTAGAGGGCAGTTGACCCTGATTTCcgtgtgtcaccagcaaagggCAAGAGAGGCATGTCGGCTTCCTGCATCGGTTTCCTTGTCGCTGAGGCTTGTTCGGCTAATCACATCACCATACACACtaagtcagagacacacacaaaccgaGACCGTATTAAAACCTGCTGATAAATGGGCCAAGTTGGAGACATGATGGTACGTACTCTGAACGTGTCCGTCTTGGTCCCGCCGTGCCCGTAGTCTGCAATCAGTGCTGCGCCCCCGTCCTCTGCGATCCGATTGGCCAGTTGCTGGACGATGACCCCTCCCTCCAGGCAGACCTCCACGAGCCGTCTCACTTCACCTGCCTAGGAGGTGAGGGGtttcagaacaaaaacaagagCGGCTCTGCTTACCTCGTCTGTGTGAAGCCCCGGCCAACACACAGAGGcctgagaacacacatcatcaatCATACATGGCTTCACTTCCAAATCATCTCCACTAAGCAGCACCGGCTCCAAGCCCCTAGGCAACACAGAACTAAAAGGAGGGGCTTGCCTGGGTGGGATAagacgcatcccaaatggcaccatattcccctatatagtgcactaccctatgggccctggttaaaagtagtgcactatatagggaatagggtgcgatttgaagtagtgcactatatagggaatagggtgcgatttgggacacACCCTTAGACTAATCGGGGAACACATGTAGATGGGAAAAAGAGACTCAAGTGGAGTATTAAAAGCTATAGGACTATCTACTTCTAATGGAAACTCCATTAGACCACAGTGATGAAAGAGCGGAGCACCAGAGACGATTATGTACTGCTTTTAACCATGGCGAGCGTAAAGAGAACAGCGTTAAGGTTAATAAACTCTACTACAATATGTGCAACCTGAGATACACATGCCTGTCAGGCACAGGCTGCAGTCATTAGTCGGGATCTCAAACCAGTAAGGGGGTTTCACCCAAGATCACTCATGATGTCAGGCTTTGGCACGCTGTTCAAAGCCCCTGCACTCTTCCAGAGAGACCAGATGAAATAggttggtactgtatatattgcaTAAACGTGGGTAATAAAAGACAGATGCTGGAGAGTCGTCAAACTTTTAAGGAAAAAGGAGTTTGTTGAGCAatttgtgggtgtgtttgtgtctatgtaaCATAAAACAAAGGCTTAGGCAAAGATATTGAACAATTATCtttgtaatttaaaaaaagttaaaggcccaatgcagccgttttaaTCTCAATTTAAAATCATTTCTGGGTCACAAAAGtggctgttattggcagagaggtttggaactctcatttattggtctattaactgataccgcctggtgatgtcaccatgcaaGTCAAAACCACACCCATGCAAAACCGGTTAAGTGtgaattgtattttcaaccagcaactatcaggaaataatattgatcacatttcttcacacttttacagtgtttaGTTTCATCAgcctgttgtacaatatgatacaaaactcAAGAAAAACTGAatcaaaaacgtgattttcctgtgttttacagtttacatacaccttacgcCAAATACATATAAAACTCAGTTTATCAACATTtctgacattaaatcctagtaaaaattccatcttaggtcagttaggatcaccactttattttaagaatgtgagatgtcagaataacagcagagagaatgatttatttcagcttatatttctttcataacattcccagtgggtcagaagtttacatacactcaattagtatttgatagcattgcctttaaattgtttaacttgggtcaaacgttttgggtagccttccacaagcttcccacaataagttgggtgaattctggcccattcctccagacagagctggagtaactgtgtcagatttgtaggcctccttgctcgcacacgccttttcagttctgaccacaaatgttctataggattgaggtcaaggcattgtgatggccactccaataccttgactttgttgtccttaagcatactttcaaagttgtggcaaaatggcttggggtcattgtccaattgaaagacccatttgcgaccaagatttaacttcctgactgatgtcaagagatgttgcttcaatatatccacatcattttcctccctcatgatgccatctattttgtaaagtgcaccagtccctcctacagcaaagcacccccacccctgtgcttcacggttgggatggtgttcttcggcttgcaagcctcccccttttccttccaaacataacgatgatcattatggccaaacagttatttttttgtttcatcagaccagaggacatttctccaaaaagtatgatctttgtccccatgtgcagttgcaaactgtagtctggcttttttatggtagtTTTGGGGCAGTCACTTCTTCCatgctgaggggcctttcaggttatttcaaTATAGGATTtgtattttactgtggatatagatacttttgtacctgtttcctccagcatcttcacaaggtcctgctgttgttctgggattgatttgcacttttcacaccaaaatgCATTAATCTCTAGGGGACAGAATGTGTCTTCTTCccgagcggtatggcggctgcgtggtcccatggcgtttatacttgcgt is part of the Oncorhynchus tshawytscha isolate Ot180627B linkage group LG18, Otsh_v2.0, whole genome shotgun sequence genome and encodes:
- the LOC112217316 gene encoding protein arginine methyltransferase NDUFAF7, mitochondrial-like, with the translated sequence MVPFGMRLIPPRQAPPFSSVLPRGLEPVLLSGDDLEVKPCMIDDVCSQASVCWPGLHTDEAGEVRRLVEVCLEGGVIVQQLANRIAEDGGAALIADYGHGGTKTDTFRGFKDHKLHDVLASPGSADLTADVDFSCLIKMAGATVVCMGPVSQRDFLKNMGIDTSLQVLLRKCADPSIKAELIQGYPEILSSPRGEGGVRRWPRFPRRPQHPCLWLASVSLASREKRSQRPTMGSNRDCTAEAVNVNLPVKALKIRTHEFSTIP